A genomic window from Candidatus Poribacteria bacterium includes:
- a CDS encoding phytanoyl-CoA dioxygenase family protein, with the protein MADKPYLLSDDEIISFIIHGSHIVEADFPEGFNESIYAELEALDIQRNNPGDGILDKVPKLYQVYDHPKVRGALVSLLGEDVQMNGHRHCHVNPPGTRSQTWHQDGTNKRHHRIQTVLAMYYPQDVPAELGPTVIMPGTHFRNAPTDRMATYANFREQVPLTVKAGTVAITHYDIWHAAAANRGAKTRYMLKFLFTRDSEPKSPSWNHHPEEAAASMRRFSFERACACSQSDHYKERGLRMEMWEHLVGKTVQ; encoded by the coding sequence ATGGCTGACAAACCGTATCTATTGAGCGACGACGAAATCATCTCTTTTATCATCCATGGCTCGCATATTGTTGAGGCTGATTTCCCCGAAGGCTTCAACGAGTCAATTTACGCGGAGCTTGAGGCGTTGGATATCCAGCGAAATAATCCGGGCGATGGGATTCTGGACAAAGTTCCGAAACTCTATCAGGTCTACGACCATCCCAAGGTGCGCGGTGCGCTGGTGAGCCTGCTCGGCGAAGATGTTCAGATGAACGGTCATCGTCACTGCCATGTGAATCCGCCCGGCACACGGAGTCAGACATGGCATCAAGACGGCACCAACAAACGGCATCATCGCATCCAAACTGTTTTGGCGATGTACTATCCCCAAGATGTGCCTGCGGAACTGGGACCGACGGTGATTATGCCCGGAACGCACTTCCGCAATGCCCCGACGGATCGCATGGCGACCTATGCCAACTTCCGTGAGCAGGTTCCCCTCACCGTCAAGGCAGGGACAGTAGCGATCACGCACTACGACATCTGGCACGCCGCAGCTGCCAATCGTGGGGCGAAGACGCGCTACATGCTCAAGTTCCTTTTCACTCGCGACAGTGAACCGAAATCGCCAAGCTGGAACCATCATCCTGAAGAGGCTGCTGCTTCGATGCGTCGCTTTAGCTTTGAGCGGGCGTGTGCCTGTTCCCAATCCGATCACTACAAGGAACGTGGGTTGCGTATGGAAATGTGGGAACACCTTGTTGGGAAAACTGTGCAATAA
- a CDS encoding sugar phosphate isomerase/epimerase, with the protein MGMLCPESPRSLFEEFKDIVSDYSLRAECFNSFIPADLKVTGPDVDKARLDNYLAAATERAAELSGEIIVFGSGGARHVPEGFSRTRAHDQILEFLEAAANYAGEHELVIAIEPLNRSETNMINSIAEAAQFADELGEPEVQILVDFYHQMLEDEAFDEIVRAGERIVHVHVADTDRLYPGSGRYDYQLFAKSLADAGYNKRVSVECNFRDFDKEVSQSIQFLQKVFNAAQ; encoded by the coding sequence GTGGGGATGCTCTGCCCTGAATCTCCAAGATCCCTTTTCGAAGAGTTCAAGGATATAGTCTCCGATTACTCTTTGCGGGCAGAATGCTTTAATAGCTTTATTCCCGCCGATCTAAAAGTGACAGGGCCAGATGTTGACAAGGCGCGGCTGGACAACTATTTGGCTGCAGCGACTGAGCGCGCAGCTGAACTTAGCGGCGAGATTATTGTGTTCGGGAGCGGTGGTGCCCGGCATGTGCCGGAGGGCTTTTCTCGCACACGAGCACATGATCAGATCCTTGAGTTTTTGGAAGCTGCCGCCAATTACGCAGGGGAACATGAGCTTGTCATCGCCATCGAACCCTTGAACCGTTCAGAGACAAACATGATTAATAGCATCGCCGAGGCGGCCCAGTTTGCCGACGAACTTGGTGAACCGGAAGTTCAAATACTCGTTGACTTTTATCACCAGATGCTTGAAGACGAAGCGTTTGATGAAATCGTCCGTGCAGGAGAGCGGATTGTGCATGTGCATGTCGCAGACACGGATCGCCTCTATCCGGGCAGCGGTAGATACGATTACCAGCTTTTTGCCAAAAGCCTCGCTGATGCTGGATACAACAAACGGGTTTCTGTGGAGTGCAATTTTCGGGATTTTGATAAGGAAGTGTCTCAATCAATTCAGTTTCTGCAGAAGGTGTTCAATGCAGCCCAGTGA